In Mycobacterium sp. Aquia_216, a genomic segment contains:
- a CDS encoding potassium channel family protein, which translates to MRIGIAGAGKVGRSVAGELLDNGHKILLIERERSNFVPTTVPDADWLNADACELTALQEAGLQTCDVVIAATGDDKSNLVVGLLAKVEFGVPRVVARINDVRNEWLFTQSWGVDVAVSTPDAMVAGIEGAIDVGHLVRLMALHKGRAALTKLTLPEGNPLVGQRVSELELPGTTVLVTVLRGDNVLVPKPSQVLEAGDEMVFVSNDSLDLSGRADEEAPRWGQSEKPGGWTPNAP; encoded by the coding sequence TTGAGAATCGGGATTGCCGGCGCGGGCAAGGTAGGTCGTTCGGTCGCAGGCGAGTTGCTGGATAACGGCCACAAGATCTTGTTGATTGAACGCGAACGAAGCAACTTCGTACCAACCACGGTTCCCGACGCGGATTGGCTGAATGCCGACGCTTGCGAGCTGACAGCATTACAAGAGGCGGGCCTGCAGACCTGCGATGTCGTGATTGCAGCAACCGGAGATGACAAGTCCAATCTGGTCGTGGGCCTGCTGGCCAAAGTCGAGTTCGGGGTGCCCAGGGTGGTGGCAAGGATCAACGATGTCCGCAATGAGTGGCTCTTTACCCAGAGTTGGGGTGTCGACGTGGCAGTCTCGACGCCGGACGCCATGGTTGCAGGAATCGAGGGCGCCATCGACGTTGGCCACCTGGTGCGATTGATGGCATTGCACAAAGGACGGGCAGCCTTAACGAAACTGACTCTGCCCGAAGGTAATCCACTCGTGGGACAGCGAGTGAGCGAATTGGAATTGCCGGGAACCACGGTTTTAGTCACGGTGCTCCGAGGTGACAACGTTTTGGTTCCTAAGCCCAGCCAGGTGCTCGAAGCCGGCGACGAGATGGTGTTCGTCAGCAACGACTCCTTGGACCTGTCCGGCAGGGCCGACGAGGAAGCGCCTCGTTGGGGGCAATCCGAAAAGCCTGGCGGATGGACACCTAACGCGCCCTAG